The Bombus fervidus isolate BK054 chromosome 6, iyBomFerv1, whole genome shotgun sequence genome contains a region encoding:
- the LOC139987984 gene encoding putative GTP-binding protein 6 isoform X2, which translates to MVLNKSQYIINITRKFNILNVIHQCKHVSDITFKCEENEEEKNTYAQVSQDCLGTAVGGNRVFVIQPYIKWGINKKRNTTPQLQLAEAKALINTLNDWSVVGEKLVPLLTLNKNKLVGSGALEMLKQDIQKCPHVTCIFISTNSLKFVQIAELQKALHLPIYDRYSIVIHIFREHAKTPEAKLQVALAELPYIKQKMMDLTNYRIGRINYTEKMKNMLQTREKKLKNALQRLKEHRQRIKQHRVNYGFPSIAIIGYTNAGKTSLIKALTNDASLQPEDKLFATLDTTVHGGLLPNMLKVLYIDTIGFIQDVPEILIEPFIVTLEDATSADILIHIFDASHPDVRAQIQHVQKTIEPMIDENKVIINVANKCDIVEKDVIESVIPEDTFAISATKLTGIDLLRSKIEKEITNTPNLIKRRIRVGNGSTEASWLYKEATVLSAEPDPNNPQYLIMDVFMTVSIFYKFKRVFNLTRSK; encoded by the exons AtggttttaaataaatcacaatatataataaatataacaagaaaatttaatatactaaaTGTTATTCATCAGTGTAAGCATGTGTCTGATATAACATTTAAATGTGAggagaacgaagaagaaaagaacacTTATGCACAGGTATCCCAAGACTGCTTGGGGACAGCTGTTGGTGGAAATAGAGTATTTGTAATACAACCATATATAAAATGGGGtattaataagaaaagaaatactaCACCTCAGTTGCAATTAGCCGAGGCAAAAGCACTCATTAATACTTTAAATGATTGGAGCGTTGTTGGTGAGAAACTAGTTCCGCTACTtactttgaataaaaataagttaGTTGGTTCAGGAGCTCTTGAAATGTTGAAACAAGATATTCAAAAATGTCCACATGTTACATGTATCTTTATTAGTACAAATTCACtgaaatttgtacaaattgcTGAGTTGCAAAAGGCTCTTCACTTACCAATTTATGATCGTTATTCTATAGTCATTCATATCTTCCGAGAACATGCAAAGACGCCAGAGGCAAAATTGCAGGTAGCTTTGGCTGAACTTCCATATATAAAGCAGAAAATGATGGATTTAACCAATTATCGTATTGGACGAATAAACTATAcggaaaaaatgaagaatatgCTACAAACTAGggaaaaaaagttaaaaaatgcACTACAAAGATTAAAAGAACATAGACAAAGGATAAAACAGCACAGAGTTAATTATGGTTTTCCAAGCATTGCTATTATTGGCTACACAAACGCTGGCAAGACATCTTTGATAAAAGCATTAACAAATGATGCTTCGTTGCAACCTGAGGACAAATTATTTGCTACTTTAGATACAACAGTACATGGAGGATTACTTCCAAATATGttaaaagtattatatatcGATACCATTGGCTTTATCCAAGATGTAccagaaattttaatagagcCATTTATAGTAACTTTAGAAGATGCTACAAGTGCA GatatattaattcatatatttgaTGCGAGTCATCCTGATGTTAGAGCTCAAATTCAACATGTTCAAAAAACAATAGAGCCTATGATagatgaaaataaagtaataattaacGTTGCTAATAAATGTGATATAGTAGAAAAAGATGTTATAGAAAGCGTTATACCAGAGGATACGTTTGCCATTTCTGCTACTAAATTGACAGGTATCGATCTATTACGatcgaaaatagaaaaagaaattacaaatacaCCTAATTTAATAAAGAGGCGTATTAGAGTAGGAAATGGAAGTACGGAAGCATCGTGGTTGTACAAAGAAGCGACAGTTCTGAGCGCTGAGCCTGATCCTAATAATccacaatatttaataatggaTGTATTCATGACagtatctatattttataaatttaaacgaGTTTTCAATCTCACTCGatctaaataa
- the LOC139987984 gene encoding putative GTP-binding protein 6 isoform X1 → MMQCSKKLVMVLNKSQYIINITRKFNILNVIHQCKHVSDITFKCEENEEEKNTYAQVSQDCLGTAVGGNRVFVIQPYIKWGINKKRNTTPQLQLAEAKALINTLNDWSVVGEKLVPLLTLNKNKLVGSGALEMLKQDIQKCPHVTCIFISTNSLKFVQIAELQKALHLPIYDRYSIVIHIFREHAKTPEAKLQVALAELPYIKQKMMDLTNYRIGRINYTEKMKNMLQTREKKLKNALQRLKEHRQRIKQHRVNYGFPSIAIIGYTNAGKTSLIKALTNDASLQPEDKLFATLDTTVHGGLLPNMLKVLYIDTIGFIQDVPEILIEPFIVTLEDATSADILIHIFDASHPDVRAQIQHVQKTIEPMIDENKVIINVANKCDIVEKDVIESVIPEDTFAISATKLTGIDLLRSKIEKEITNTPNLIKRRIRVGNGSTEASWLYKEATVLSAEPDPNNPQYLIMDVFMTVSIFYKFKRVFNLTRSK, encoded by the exons atgatgCAGTGTTCAAAAAAGCTTGTTAtggttttaaataaatcacaatatataataaatataacaagaaaatttaatatactaaaTGTTATTCATCAGTGTAAGCATGTGTCTGATATAACATTTAAATGTGAggagaacgaagaagaaaagaacacTTATGCACAGGTATCCCAAGACTGCTTGGGGACAGCTGTTGGTGGAAATAGAGTATTTGTAATACAACCATATATAAAATGGGGtattaataagaaaagaaatactaCACCTCAGTTGCAATTAGCCGAGGCAAAAGCACTCATTAATACTTTAAATGATTGGAGCGTTGTTGGTGAGAAACTAGTTCCGCTACTtactttgaataaaaataagttaGTTGGTTCAGGAGCTCTTGAAATGTTGAAACAAGATATTCAAAAATGTCCACATGTTACATGTATCTTTATTAGTACAAATTCACtgaaatttgtacaaattgcTGAGTTGCAAAAGGCTCTTCACTTACCAATTTATGATCGTTATTCTATAGTCATTCATATCTTCCGAGAACATGCAAAGACGCCAGAGGCAAAATTGCAGGTAGCTTTGGCTGAACTTCCATATATAAAGCAGAAAATGATGGATTTAACCAATTATCGTATTGGACGAATAAACTATAcggaaaaaatgaagaatatgCTACAAACTAGggaaaaaaagttaaaaaatgcACTACAAAGATTAAAAGAACATAGACAAAGGATAAAACAGCACAGAGTTAATTATGGTTTTCCAAGCATTGCTATTATTGGCTACACAAACGCTGGCAAGACATCTTTGATAAAAGCATTAACAAATGATGCTTCGTTGCAACCTGAGGACAAATTATTTGCTACTTTAGATACAACAGTACATGGAGGATTACTTCCAAATATGttaaaagtattatatatcGATACCATTGGCTTTATCCAAGATGTAccagaaattttaatagagcCATTTATAGTAACTTTAGAAGATGCTACAAGTGCA GatatattaattcatatatttgaTGCGAGTCATCCTGATGTTAGAGCTCAAATTCAACATGTTCAAAAAACAATAGAGCCTATGATagatgaaaataaagtaataattaacGTTGCTAATAAATGTGATATAGTAGAAAAAGATGTTATAGAAAGCGTTATACCAGAGGATACGTTTGCCATTTCTGCTACTAAATTGACAGGTATCGATCTATTACGatcgaaaatagaaaaagaaattacaaatacaCCTAATTTAATAAAGAGGCGTATTAGAGTAGGAAATGGAAGTACGGAAGCATCGTGGTTGTACAAAGAAGCGACAGTTCTGAGCGCTGAGCCTGATCCTAATAATccacaatatttaataatggaTGTATTCATGACagtatctatattttataaatttaaacgaGTTTTCAATCTCACTCGatctaaataa